Proteins from one Burkholderia sp. genomic window:
- a CDS encoding ABC transporter permease subunit, producing MLRFVLRGIGMVIPTFIGITILTFALIHLIPGDPIEVMTGELGIDPAVHAQAMHRLGLDQPLPAQYLHYLGRALHGDLGLSIITNTSVMGEFTARFPATFELSICALLFALLVGLPAGVFAALRCGTVVDHGVMGIALTGYSMPIFWWGLILIMVFSSTLGWTPVSGRIAVEYDIPHVTGFMLIDALLASDAGSFRSALSHLVLPSIVLGTIPLAVIARMTRSSMLEVLREDYIRTARAKGLSPARVVVVHALRNALIPVVTVIGLQISTLLAGAVLTETLFSWPGVGKWMIDAISRRDYPVVQGGILLIATLVIIVNLVVDLLYGVLNPRIRHAR from the coding sequence ATGTTGCGATTTGTGTTGCGTGGCATCGGCATGGTGATCCCGACCTTCATCGGCATCACCATTCTTACGTTTGCGCTCATCCACCTGATACCTGGCGATCCCATCGAAGTGATGACGGGCGAGCTCGGTATCGACCCGGCGGTGCATGCCCAGGCGATGCACCGGCTCGGCCTCGACCAACCTCTTCCGGCCCAGTATCTCCACTATCTCGGTCGGGCGCTGCATGGCGACCTGGGCCTGTCGATCATCACCAATACCAGCGTGATGGGCGAGTTCACGGCGCGCTTTCCTGCCACCTTCGAGCTATCAATCTGCGCGTTGCTGTTCGCGCTGCTGGTGGGCCTGCCCGCCGGCGTGTTCGCCGCGCTGCGGTGTGGAACGGTAGTCGACCACGGCGTGATGGGTATCGCCCTGACCGGCTACTCGATGCCGATTTTCTGGTGGGGCCTGATCCTAATTATGGTGTTCTCCTCTACCCTAGGCTGGACGCCTGTGTCAGGCCGCATCGCGGTCGAGTACGACATCCCGCACGTGACCGGCTTCATGCTGATCGACGCGCTGCTCGCGTCCGACGCGGGCTCTTTCCGCTCGGCGCTGAGTCATCTGGTCCTGCCCTCGATCGTGTTAGGCACTATCCCGCTGGCGGTAATCGCGCGCATGACGCGCTCCTCGATGCTCGAAGTGCTGCGCGAAGACTACATCCGCACTGCGCGTGCCAAGGGCCTGTCGCCTGCACGCGTGGTAGTGGTACATGCGCTGCGCAACGCGCTGATCCCGGTGGTCACCGTGATCGGGCTGCAGATCAGCACCCTGCTGGCCGGCGCTGTGCTCACCGAGACATTGTTCTCGTGGCCGGGCGTGGGCAAGTGGATGATTGACGCGATCAGCCGCCGCGACTACCCGGTGGTGCAGGGTGGCATCCTGCTGATCGCCACCCTGGTAATCATCGTCAATCTCGTCGTCGATCTGCTCTACGGCGTGCTCAACCCCCGCATCCGCCATGCGAGGTAA
- a CDS encoding ABC transporter ATP-binding protein codes for MNDLLTIRNLTVNFNGLRVVDRINLSVAPGEVIGVVGESGSGKSMTMMALMGLVDVPGIVIADEVRFNGIDLLKASPRHRRRIIGKDISMVFQDALSSLNPSYTIGYQIREVLKLHDGLRGDALKKRALELLEQVGIPDAKNRIDIFPHQMSDGMNQRVMIAMAVACNPKLLIADEPTTALDVTIQAQIMDLLVALQKERGMALVLISHDLAVVSKVAHRMAVMYAGEVIETNRVPDIFGAPHHPYTEALLAAIPEYNAGTKRLAALPGMVPGRDDRPSGCLFAPRCKYVVDACHASRPTLAELVPGDGGMRACCINPLNLEAISPSGNAR; via the coding sequence ATGAATGATCTATTAACCATCCGTAATCTGACCGTTAACTTCAACGGCCTGCGCGTCGTGGACCGTATCAACCTGTCGGTCGCGCCCGGCGAGGTAATAGGCGTAGTGGGCGAATCGGGTTCAGGCAAAAGCATGACCATGATGGCCCTGATGGGCTTGGTCGATGTGCCCGGCATCGTCATCGCCGACGAGGTCCGCTTCAATGGCATCGACTTGCTCAAGGCCAGCCCACGCCACCGCCGGCGCATCATCGGCAAGGACATCTCGATGGTATTCCAGGATGCGCTGTCGAGTCTGAACCCAAGCTACACGATTGGCTACCAGATCCGAGAGGTGCTGAAGCTGCACGATGGCCTGCGCGGTGATGCACTCAAGAAGCGCGCGCTCGAGCTGCTTGAGCAGGTCGGCATCCCCGACGCGAAGAATCGCATCGACATCTTCCCGCACCAAATGTCAGACGGCATGAACCAGCGCGTGATGATCGCCATGGCGGTAGCCTGTAACCCCAAGCTGCTGATTGCCGACGAGCCCACCACCGCGCTTGACGTGACCATTCAGGCCCAGATCATGGACCTGCTGGTGGCGCTGCAGAAGGAGCGCGGCATGGCCCTGGTGCTGATCTCGCACGACCTGGCGGTGGTGTCCAAAGTGGCGCATCGGATGGCCGTGATGTACGCCGGTGAGGTCATCGAGACTAACCGCGTGCCCGACATCTTCGGCGCACCTCATCACCCATATACTGAAGCACTGCTCGCGGCGATCCCCGAGTACAACGCCGGTACCAAACGGCTAGCCGCGCTGCCCGGCATGGTACCGGGGCGCGACGACCGTCCCTCGGGCTGTCTATTCGCGCCGCGTTGCAAGTACGTGGTTGACGCCTGCCACGCGTCGCGCCCGACGCTGGCCGAGCTGGTACCCGGCGACGGCGGGATGCGCGCGTGCTGCATCAATCCCTTAAATCTCGAAGCGATCTCTCCGTCTGGAAACGCACGATGA
- a CDS encoding TraB/GumN family protein, whose amino-acid sequence MRRRALTVAGAMLVAAGTYLIAELAWPVSEALAQDGGSVHSPLNGTRRPPNLSLSGFHTPPDSTISSGAVRVQPARMPFYVASKGKTTIYLLGTLHVGHPTDYPPAQPFRRPILAALAASPVLALEMSPDDLLESADDVSRYGSCRYPCLPKLLPKPLWQRLADRLRGNPAALDGIRRMRPWLAALVVETYDSLSAGLQTEYGTEVQLQNVFLRKKGARVVGLETLAEQMRAFTGLTLAEQREMLAQDITQTPAQNATDIKALHRLWRIGDADAVSAWANARTERLTHSRPLADAIDDKIVYERNRYFTARALALADPNRPLFMAIGALHLGGSKSVIELLKRQGFRVEDE is encoded by the coding sequence ATGCGGCGGCGCGCATTGACGGTAGCCGGCGCCATGCTGGTAGCAGCCGGCACCTACCTGATTGCCGAGCTGGCCTGGCCGGTCAGTGAGGCGCTGGCGCAGGACGGCGGCAGCGTGCATTCTCCACTCAACGGCACGCGCAGGCCGCCTAATCTGTCGCTGTCTGGTTTCCATACGCCGCCTGATTCGACCATCTCCAGCGGTGCGGTGCGCGTCCAGCCAGCGCGCATGCCCTTCTACGTAGCCAGCAAGGGCAAGACCACCATTTACCTGCTCGGCACTCTGCATGTCGGCCACCCGACCGACTACCCGCCCGCCCAGCCATTCCGCCGACCGATCTTAGCGGCGCTGGCTGCCTCGCCAGTGCTCGCGCTGGAGATGTCGCCCGATGACCTACTCGAATCTGCCGACGATGTATCAAGATATGGCAGCTGTCGTTATCCCTGCCTGCCGAAGCTGCTCCCCAAGCCACTCTGGCAGCGCCTCGCGGACCGGCTACGTGGCAATCCGGCAGCGCTCGACGGGATCCGCCGGATGCGGCCCTGGCTGGCTGCGCTAGTGGTGGAGACCTACGACTCGCTATCGGCCGGGCTACAGACCGAATACGGCACCGAGGTGCAGCTCCAGAACGTCTTCCTGAGGAAGAAGGGCGCGCGGGTGGTCGGTCTGGAGACGCTAGCCGAGCAGATGCGCGCCTTCACCGGGCTAACGCTGGCCGAGCAGCGTGAGATGCTGGCCCAGGATATCACCCAGACGCCGGCACAGAACGCCACTGACATCAAGGCCCTGCACCGGCTGTGGCGCATCGGCGATGCCGACGCAGTATCGGCCTGGGCCAATGCCAGGACCGAGCGGCTCACGCATTCTCGACCGCTGGCCGATGCGATCGACGACAAGATCGTCTATGAGCGCAATCGCTACTTCACCGCGCGCGCGCTCGCGCTGGCGGAC
- a CDS encoding ABC transporter permease subunit codes for MSELSGALPSVVAGGRLCALQKFWHHFSHNRGAAGAGLVVLLLVLVAIFAPLIAPHNPIEQYRDFVKIPPAWLDGGNWLFVLGTDEVGRDILSRLMYGARLAFWIGLVSVMLALIPGVLLGLIAAFFQRWVDTPVMRVMDVLLVLPSLLLAVVVVVIIGPGLTNTIFVIAIVALPGYVRLSRTSALGELQKEYVTASRVAGAGMLRLMFSQVLPNCTAPMIVQATLSFSSAILDAAALGFLGLGVQPPTAEWGAMLASARDYIDNAWWIITMPGLTILISVLAINLLGDGLRDALDPKLKRMT; via the coding sequence ATGAGCGAACTCTCCGGCGCGCTGCCGTCGGTTGTCGCCGGAGGTCGCCTGTGCGCACTGCAAAAATTCTGGCATCACTTTTCCCATAACCGCGGCGCAGCGGGTGCCGGCCTGGTCGTGCTGCTGCTGGTACTGGTGGCGATCTTCGCGCCGCTGATAGCACCGCATAACCCGATCGAGCAGTACCGCGACTTCGTCAAGATCCCGCCTGCCTGGCTCGACGGCGGAAACTGGCTCTTCGTGCTAGGCACCGATGAGGTCGGTCGCGATATCCTCTCGCGCCTGATGTACGGCGCGCGCCTGGCGTTCTGGATCGGCCTGGTGTCGGTGATGCTGGCGCTGATCCCCGGGGTGCTGCTGGGCCTGATAGCGGCGTTCTTTCAGCGCTGGGTCGACACGCCCGTGATGCGCGTGATGGACGTACTGCTTGTGCTGCCTTCGCTGCTGCTGGCCGTCGTGGTGGTGGTCATCATCGGTCCGGGCCTGACCAACACCATATTTGTGATCGCGATCGTGGCGCTGCCGGGCTACGTACGCCTCTCGCGCACCTCAGCACTCGGCGAGCTGCAGAAGGAATACGTCACAGCCTCTCGCGTGGCTGGCGCCGGTATGCTGCGCCTGATGTTCTCGCAGGTGCTGCCGAACTGCACCGCGCCGATGATTGTACAGGCTACTCTGAGCTTCTCCTCGGCGATCCTCGACGCGGCTGCGCTCGGCTTTCTAGGCCTCGGCGTGCAGCCGCCCACAGCTGAGTGGGGCGCGATGCTGGCCTCGGCGCGCGACTATATTGACAACGCCTGGTGGATCATCACCATGCCGGGTCTGACAATCCTGATCTCGGTGCTAGCCATCAACCTGCTCGGCGATGGCCTGCGCGACGCGCTCGATCCGAAACTGAAACGGATGACCTGA
- a CDS encoding peptide ABC transporter ATP-binding protein: MNAVHAEPRAGGCDEALLVADGLVKHYSVRCGMFGQATVKALNGVSFTLARGRTLAVVGESGCGKSTLARQLTMIESPTAGHLCIDGEDVEGASGKAIAALRSRVQMVFQNPFASLNPRKTVEQTLGEPLAINTKLGAGERADHIAQIMRAVGLRPEHADRYPHMFSGGQRQRVAIARAMILEPQIVVADEPVSALDVSIQAQILNLFIDLKQQFGTSYVFISHNLSVVEHVADDVMVMYFGGVAELGDKATIYARPRHPYTRALMSATPAIFESDRRIQIKLEGELPSPLKPPSGCTFHQRCPYAIERCRVEVPALGEVDGRQVACHRVEEVGDRNA, encoded by the coding sequence ATGAATGCAGTCCACGCCGAACCGCGTGCCGGCGGCTGCGATGAAGCGCTGCTCGTCGCCGACGGGCTCGTGAAACATTATTCGGTGCGCTGCGGCATGTTCGGCCAGGCCACCGTCAAGGCGCTTAACGGCGTGTCCTTCACGCTCGCGCGCGGTCGTACGCTGGCGGTGGTGGGCGAGTCGGGCTGCGGAAAATCCACTCTGGCGCGCCAACTAACCATGATCGAGTCGCCCACCGCTGGCCATCTGTGCATCGACGGTGAGGATGTGGAGGGTGCCAGCGGCAAGGCGATCGCCGCATTGCGCAGTCGCGTGCAAATGGTGTTTCAGAACCCGTTCGCCTCGCTCAACCCGCGCAAGACCGTCGAGCAAACGCTGGGCGAGCCACTCGCGATCAACACGAAGCTGGGGGCGGGTGAGCGCGCCGATCACATCGCCCAGATCATGCGTGCCGTCGGCCTACGGCCCGAGCATGCCGATCGCTATCCGCACATGTTTTCGGGCGGCCAGCGTCAGCGCGTGGCGATCGCGCGGGCGATGATCCTCGAGCCGCAAATCGTAGTGGCCGACGAACCCGTCTCGGCGCTCGACGTCTCGATCCAGGCGCAGATCCTGAACCTGTTCATAGACTTGAAGCAGCAGTTCGGCACCAGCTACGTCTTCATCTCACACAACCTGTCGGTGGTCGAGCACGTGGCTGACGACGTGATGGTGATGTACTTCGGTGGTGTGGCCGAGCTCGGCGACAAGGCTACCATCTATGCGAGACCGCGCCATCCGTACACCCGCGCGCTGATGTCAGCCACGCCGGCGATCTTCGAGTCAGACCGGCGCATCCAGATCAAGCTAGAGGGTGAACTGCCCTCGCCGCTCAAGCCGCCTTCGGGCTGCACGTTCCACCAGCGCTGTCCGTACGCGATCGAGCGGTGCCGCGTCGAGGTGCCCGCACTGGGGGAGGTCGATGGACGCCAGGTGGCCTGCCATCGTGTCGAGGAGGTCGGTGACAGAAATGCCTGA